In Leptospira fletcheri, the genomic window GCTAGAGCGAAAGTGCCTTTCTCCGAACTCAGGAGCCGTGTAGGTTCTCTGGCGGCTTATCTTCGGGCCCTAGGAGTGTCGCCGGGAGATCGGGTCGCCGGTCTGATGCCGAACGTTCCTGATACCGTGGTTTCCATGTTGGCGACGACTTCGATCGGAGCAGTCTGGTCCTCCTGTTCCCCGGATTTCGGTGCAAAAGGGGTTTTGGACCGTTTCGGCCAGATTCGCCCGAAGGTTCTCGTGACTACCGACCGTTACGAATTCAAGGGAAAGAGTCTTCCTTTAGCAGGAATCGTTCAGGAAATTACCAAGGAGCTTCCCGACCTAAAAACCGTTCTTGTGTCGGAGTATCCTTCCGTCGAAGTCGCTTCGAATTCCCCTAAAATGCACGACTTCCCGCCCATATCGATCTCTTTGGCGGACGCGGAACGTAGTTTTCCAGGAACCGAACCTAGATTCGAACAATTGCCCTTCGATCATCCGGTTTATATCATGTACTCTTCCGGGACCACCGGGTTGCCGAAATGTATGGTACAAGGACCCGGGGTTTTTTTGAATCATTGGAAGGAACTGGCCTTGCATACCGGTCTTCAGCCCGATGATCGTATTTTTTATTACACTACCTGCGGCTGGATGATGTGGAATTGGTTGGTAAGTTCCCTTTCCATCGGAGCGACGATCCAACTTTTCGACGGAAACCCGTTTTATCCGGATCCTGGAGTTTTGTTTCGGATGATGTCCGAGTTGCGGACGGATATTTTCGGAGTCGGCGCAAAATACATTTTAAGTCTGGAAAAGGAGGGATTTCGACCGACGCAGGATCTTTCCGGATTACGTGCGGTGCTTTCCACCGGTTCGCCTCTGCCGGCTTACGGGTTTCGATACGTTTACGAATCCTGGAAAAAGGACCTGAGACTTTCCTCCATTTCCGGAGGAACGGATTTGAACGGATGTTTTGCATTAGGAAATCCTAATTTACCTGTATACGCCGGGGAATTGCAGTGCATTGGTCTCGGTATGTCCGTTAAAATTTTCGATGATACGGGTAAGCCTATGGAGAAGGGGAAGGGCGAATTGGTTTGCACGGAGCCTTTTCCTTCCATGCCTTTGGAATTCTGGAACGATCCCGACGGCAAAAAATACGGTTCCGCTTATTTCGACGTATTCCCGGAGGTTTGGCGTCACGGGGATTTCGCGGAGATCACCGATGAAGGCGGAATGGTCGTCTACGGGCGATCCGACGCG contains:
- a CDS encoding acetoacetate--CoA ligase, producing MNRPLWQPDPEQIRISRMTHFQSFVEEKVGSKFADYRSLHSWSVKEFPRFWELLWEYAPVLHSKPYEEVFHRGRTFRESRFFPGARLNFAENLLRRKDEGIAIQYIGESGARAKVPFSELRSRVGSLAAYLRALGVSPGDRVAGLMPNVPDTVVSMLATTSIGAVWSSCSPDFGAKGVLDRFGQIRPKVLVTTDRYEFKGKSLPLAGIVQEITKELPDLKTVLVSEYPSVEVASNSPKMHDFPPISISLADAERSFPGTEPRFEQLPFDHPVYIMYSSGTTGLPKCMVQGPGVFLNHWKELALHTGLQPDDRIFYYTTCGWMMWNWLVSSLSIGATIQLFDGNPFYPDPGVLFRMMSELRTDIFGVGAKYILSLEKEGFRPTQDLSGLRAVLSTGSPLPAYGFRYVYESWKKDLRLSSISGGTDLNGCFALGNPNLPVYAGELQCIGLGMSVKIFDDTGKPMEKGKGELVCTEPFPSMPLEFWNDPDGKKYGSAYFDVFPEVWRHGDFAEITDEGGMVVYGRSDATLNPGGVRIGTADLYTLLETISEIADSVVIGQDWKDDVRVILFLKMVPGKALTGEFETFIRKEIKEKVSPRHVPAKILAVSDIPYTRNMKKVEIAVKRTVQGETVPNKDALANPECLESFANLPELQVD